One part of the Acetoanaerobium sticklandii genome encodes these proteins:
- a CDS encoding sensor domain-containing diguanylate cyclase has protein sequence MINKVNKPITYFLISFLIIFILSFSVIFIMEKEISKSKSEDIMASETRIVTTKTQILEDALYRIIGDLGYLNHVYSLKLSENLDSDEIAAEWIELAKHKKIYDQIRYIDKNGNEIIKIKYDGAKAYRVDDDTLENKKDRYYFIKTENIKYDQIYISPMDLNMKNNSIEKPFKPVIRFSTPVYSQNGNFDGLIILNYLAKPMIERFNTIACSENADIYLINKDGYFLSSKNKEDEWGFMFEDKHDITYSILYPKEWEQIKLGEGQIVTNNGVFTFKPIYIDKNSIDNLNIMEESKVISEDVKWFVVSHINQNDLAYKFFATSPISLGAIILKDNLPKILLISLVAFLLAYLIYVNRRTYFKVKYYSEFDSLTQLYNRRYGYNKIKALIDRDERRSNIFSICFIDINGLKQINDYLGHSYGDELIITVAEVMKKQIRDEDLAVRLGGDEFLILFKDVDADESEKIWSRIVANFNEINEKEKRPYIISASHGIIEYDNNQKRAIDDLITKADEKMYLEKEEIKRDLNVIRPKV, from the coding sequence ATGATTAATAAAGTTAATAAACCCATAACATATTTTTTGATTTCATTTTTAATTATTTTCATCCTATCGTTTTCTGTTATTTTTATTATGGAGAAAGAAATCAGCAAATCAAAGTCAGAGGATATAATGGCTTCAGAAACAAGGATAGTTACAACAAAAACTCAAATACTAGAAGATGCTTTATATAGAATAATTGGAGATTTAGGCTATTTAAATCATGTATATAGTTTGAAGCTATCTGAAAATTTAGATTCAGATGAAATAGCTGCTGAATGGATTGAGCTAGCTAAGCATAAAAAAATATATGATCAAATTAGATATATTGATAAGAATGGCAATGAAATCATAAAGATAAAATATGATGGAGCAAAAGCTTATAGAGTCGATGATGATACTCTTGAAAATAAAAAAGATAGATACTATTTTATTAAAACTGAAAATATAAAATATGACCAAATATATATATCTCCAATGGATTTAAATATGAAAAATAACTCTATAGAAAAGCCATTTAAGCCTGTTATAAGATTTTCCACACCAGTTTATAGTCAAAATGGGAATTTTGATGGATTAATAATTTTAAACTATCTTGCAAAACCAATGATAGAGCGCTTTAATACTATTGCTTGTAGTGAAAATGCTGATATTTATCTTATAAATAAAGATGGGTATTTTTTATCATCAAAAAATAAAGAGGACGAATGGGGTTTTATGTTTGAGGATAAACACGATATCACATATAGCATCTTATATCCTAAGGAATGGGAGCAGATTAAGCTCGGAGAAGGTCAAATAGTAACAAATAATGGAGTGTTTACTTTTAAACCAATATATATAGATAAAAACAGTATAGACAACTTAAATATTATGGAAGAAAGTAAAGTTATATCTGAAGATGTAAAGTGGTTTGTTGTATCACATATAAATCAAAATGACCTTGCATATAAATTTTTTGCAACGAGCCCTATTAGTTTAGGGGCTATTATTCTTAAAGACAATCTACCTAAAATTTTGCTTATAAGCTTGGTTGCTTTTCTTCTAGCGTATCTTATATATGTCAATAGAAGAACATATTTTAAGGTAAAGTACTATTCTGAATTTGACTCTCTTACTCAGTTGTATAATAGAAGATATGGTTATAATAAGATTAAAGCTCTGATAGATAGAGATGAAAGGCGAAGTAATATTTTTAGCATCTGTTTTATAGATATCAATGGCTTAAAACAGATAAACGATTATTTGGGACACTCCTATGGAGATGAGCTAATTATAACAGTTGCTGAGGTTATGAAAAAGCAAATAAGAGATGAAGATCTGGCAGTTAGATTAGGTGGAGATGAATTTTTGATTTTGTTCAAAGATGTAGATGCTGATGAATCAGAAAAAATTTGGAGCAGGATAGTTGCTAACTTTAATGAAATAAATGAAAAGGAAAAAAGACCATATATAATCAGTGCTAGTCATGGAATAATTGAGTATGACAATAATCAAAAAAGAGCTATTGATGATTTAATAACTAAAGCTGATGAAAAAATGTATCTAGAAAAAGAAGAGATAAAAAGGGACTTGAATGTTATAAGACCAAAGGTATGA